From Flavobacterium arcticum, the proteins below share one genomic window:
- a CDS encoding DUF4268 domain-containing protein has protein sequence MFSKAEAQQIKKEFWTTFADTYPRKWILYDTRIKDVSFKFYVDNKKAMVLLDIEPKEDDKRKIYFEKIESLKTILLDDFLPDAIIERDYYLENGKAISRIWIEKTGISLYNKASWNTIFDFFNEKMDAFERFFYEYEDYIRDLEINT, from the coding sequence ATGTTTAGTAAAGCCGAAGCACAGCAAATAAAAAAAGAATTTTGGACAACATTTGCAGACACTTATCCTCGAAAATGGATTTTATATGATACGCGTATAAAAGATGTATCCTTTAAATTTTATGTAGATAACAAAAAGGCAATGGTGCTTTTAGATATCGAACCGAAGGAAGATGATAAGCGAAAAATATATTTTGAAAAAATAGAATCTCTAAAAACGATATTGCTCGATGATTTTTTGCCCGATGCAATTATAGAACGTGATTATTATCTAGAAAATGGTAAAGCAATAAGCCGAATATGGATAGAAAAAACAGGAATTAGTCTATATAATAAAGCATCGTGGAATACTATTTTTGATTTCTTTAATGAAAAAATGGATGCCTTTGAACGCTTTTTCTATGAGTATGAAGATTATATTAGAGACCTTGAAATTAATACCTAA